In Saccopteryx leptura isolate mSacLep1 chromosome 12, mSacLep1_pri_phased_curated, whole genome shotgun sequence, a genomic segment contains:
- the GNG11 gene encoding guanine nucleotide-binding protein G(I)/G(S)/G(O) subunit gamma-11 translates to MPALHIEDLPEKEKLKMEVEQLRKEVKLQRQQVSKCSEEIKNYIEERSGEDPLVKGIPEDKNPFKEKGSCIIS, encoded by the exons ATGCCTGCCCTGCACATCGAAGATTTGCCAGAAAAGGAAAAGCTGAAGATGGAAGTTGAGCAACTTCGCAAAGAAGTGAAGTTGCAGAGACAACAG GTGTCTAAATgttctgaagaaataaaaaactacattGAAGAACGTTCTGGAGAGGATCCTCTGGTGAAAGGAATTCCAGAAGACAAGAATCCCTTTAAAGAAAAAGGCAGCtgcattatttcttaa